AATGTAAGGGGTTATGGTCAGGATCCTGATTTCGCGGCTGACTGGCCATTGGCACCGTTCAGCCGGGGGGAGGTAGAATCGCTGCTTCTGGATCGGGAATTGCTGTGGTTTGAGGACCACCGACCTGTGACAGAGGAAGCAGATCTGGTGCTGACGTCAGGTGTAAGTGCCATGTTTCATGAGGGACAGTTATTCCGCTGGAATATGGGGACCTGGGAACAAAAGAGGGTCAAACTTTTCCAGCAGTTTTTCGGCCTCTGAACCGTCCAAAACTTCATCAAATTCCCCAAGGGTCAATAGGCGGTAACGTTACAAAACGTTGCCGCTTGAAACCTGCCTGAGACGGCAGGTTTTCGTTTAGAAGACGCAGGCAAGGAGGACAGTATGCGTGTAGCCATCGTTGGAGCAACCGGAGCCGTCGGACACGAATTTTTACGGGTGCTGGAAAACAGTCCCCTGAAGTTCAGCGAACTGAGGCTGTATGCCTCCCCCCGCAGTGCAGGCAGCACCCTGAAATTCAAAGGACAGGACCTGACCGTGGAAGTCATGCCTGAAGGGGCCATCGACGCCGATGTGATTCTGGCTTCCGCTGGAGGCAGCATCTCCAAATCCCAGGCCCCCAAATGGGTGGCCGGAGGCGCAGTGGTCATCGACAACTCCAGCGCTTTCCGTTACGACAAAGATGTTCCTCTGGTGGTTCCAGAGATCAACGGCGACGCCGCCCTGCAACACAAAGGCATCATCGCCAACCCCAACTGCACCACCGCGATTGCTGCTGTGGCTGTGTATCCTCTGCATCAGGCCTTCAAGGTCAAACGCATGATTGTGTCCACCTATCAGGCGACCAGTGGAGCCGGAGCCAAAGGCATGGACGAGTTGCTGCAAGAAACCCAGCATTACTTTGAAGGCAAACCCGTGCAAAATCAGGTGTTTGCCCACCCCATCCCCTTCAACCTGATCCCCCACATCGATTCCTTCCAGGACAACGGTTACACCAAAGAGGAAATGAAAGTGGTCTGGGAAACCCACAAGATCTTCGGGGATGACTCTTTCAAAGTGTCCTGCACCGCAGTGCGCATTCCCACCCTGCGTGCCCACAGCGAAGCCATCACTCTGGAGCTGGAAAAACCCGCCACCCCCGAGGAAGCCCGCCAGATCCTTTCGCAGGCCCCCGGCGTCAAACTCGTGGATGAGCCCGAGAACAAGGTCTACCCCATGCCCCTGAACGCCAGTGGCAAGTACGACGTGGAAGTGGGCCGCATCCGCACCAGTCTGG
This DNA window, taken from Deinococcus misasensis DSM 22328, encodes the following:
- a CDS encoding aspartate-semialdehyde dehydrogenase — protein: MRVAIVGATGAVGHEFLRVLENSPLKFSELRLYASPRSAGSTLKFKGQDLTVEVMPEGAIDADVILASAGGSISKSQAPKWVAGGAVVIDNSSAFRYDKDVPLVVPEINGDAALQHKGIIANPNCTTAIAAVAVYPLHQAFKVKRMIVSTYQATSGAGAKGMDELLQETQHYFEGKPVQNQVFAHPIPFNLIPHIDSFQDNGYTKEEMKVVWETHKIFGDDSFKVSCTAVRIPTLRAHSEAITLELEKPATPEEARQILSQAPGVKLVDEPENKVYPMPLNASGKYDVEVGRIRTSLVFDGGLELFVSGDQLLKGAALNAVQIAEYMQAKGALPTPETVAL